In the genome of Persephonella sp. KM09-Lau-8, one region contains:
- a CDS encoding fatty acid--CoA ligase, whose amino-acid sequence MGEKYPYQNFYQLLEKNARKYGKKPAIFEDNLKITHSELKHYVDSFARYLELSAGIQKGDHVAILMQNSKEFIIALLAITKLGAVAIPVNTFLKKNEIEYILDHSDSKLLITQEKFQKELTDIFQNTKVQKIIWAGDYKNFDQKNLPFDEGLSMEDYEHIQPQGKLDDVAIMVYTSGTTGKPKGVMLTYKNIFSNLVNIEKLFKLTHKDRFIVYLPMFHTFTLTATVLLPLYVGSAIVVIKSILPFSNILKQTLLKRVTIFMGVPEVYNALSKAKLPWYFMWFNKLRVFVSGAAPLPEATLKRMREKFPKVPLLEGYGLSEASPVVSINRREKQKPLSVGPPLPDYQVKIVDDELMELPVGEIGEIIVKGDNVMKGYYKDPTATEETVINGWLLTGDMGYVDEEGYIYIVDRKKDLIISKGINIYPREIEEALMSHPEIEEAAVVGKKDETQGEIPVAFIKLTEGSNLTEKEIRNYLKDKLANYKIPKLFYFVEDMPRNATGKILKRVLREKVNKGEFD is encoded by the coding sequence ATGGGAGAAAAGTATCCTTACCAGAACTTCTACCAGCTACTTGAAAAAAATGCCAGAAAATATGGGAAAAAACCTGCCATATTTGAAGACAATTTAAAAATAACCCATTCTGAGCTTAAACATTATGTTGATTCATTTGCCAGATATCTGGAATTATCTGCCGGTATTCAAAAAGGCGATCATGTTGCAATATTAATGCAAAACTCAAAGGAGTTTATAATCGCTTTACTTGCTATTACCAAATTAGGTGCCGTTGCAATTCCTGTAAACACATTCTTAAAAAAGAATGAGATTGAATATATTCTTGACCATAGTGATTCAAAACTCTTAATAACTCAGGAAAAATTTCAGAAAGAACTGACAGATATTTTCCAGAATACAAAAGTTCAGAAAATAATCTGGGCAGGAGATTATAAAAATTTTGACCAGAAGAATCTCCCCTTTGATGAAGGACTTTCAATGGAAGATTATGAACATATACAGCCACAGGGAAAGCTTGATGATGTTGCAATAATGGTCTACACCTCAGGAACAACAGGAAAACCAAAAGGTGTAATGCTAACTTATAAAAATATATTTTCAAATCTGGTAAATATAGAAAAACTATTTAAACTTACCCATAAAGACAGATTTATAGTCTATCTTCCTATGTTCCACACCTTCACATTGACAGCAACTGTTTTGCTACCACTTTATGTCGGGTCAGCCATCGTTGTTATAAAATCCATACTTCCATTTTCTAATATTTTGAAACAAACCCTCCTGAAGAGAGTTACCATTTTTATGGGAGTTCCAGAGGTTTACAATGCCTTATCAAAGGCAAAACTTCCATGGTATTTCATGTGGTTTAACAAGCTCAGAGTTTTTGTATCAGGAGCAGCTCCATTACCTGAAGCAACTCTTAAAAGAATGAGGGAAAAATTCCCTAAAGTCCCATTATTAGAAGGATATGGTCTCTCAGAAGCTTCACCGGTAGTATCAATAAATAGACGTGAAAAACAAAAACCCCTTTCTGTAGGACCTCCATTGCCTGACTATCAGGTAAAGATTGTGGATGATGAGCTTATGGAACTTCCTGTAGGAGAGATAGGAGAAATCATAGTAAAAGGTGACAATGTGATGAAAGGGTATTACAAAGACCCTACAGCCACAGAAGAAACAGTGATAAACGGATGGCTGCTTACAGGAGATATGGGATATGTAGATGAGGAAGGGTATATATACATTGTTGACAGAAAAAAAGACCTGATAATTTCTAAAGGTATCAATATTTATCCCCGTGAAATAGAAGAAGCCTTGATGTCCCACCCTGAGATTGAAGAAGCCGCCGTAGTAGGCAAAAAAGACGAAACACAGGGAGAAATTCCTGTTGCATTTATTAAACTAACAGAAGGTTCAAATCTCACAGAAAAAGAAATCAGGAACTACCTGAAAGACAAGCTGGCCAATTATAAAATCCCGAAATTATTTTACTTTGTGGAAGACATGCCAAGAAATGCCACAGGTAAAATACTCAAAAGGGTTCTGAGGGAAAAAGTGAATAAAGGCGAATTCGATTAA
- a CDS encoding outer membrane protein transport protein produces the protein MRKINLAMAGLLISYTAFGAAYKIPEQSTRAMATAAAYFASVDHADAAYYNPAAMSWLENKTLTELGIKYIYLPKIKFNGYARDQITNVFFISNAKTTKEEFVIPYFHMVIPSTNNLRFGFSFTTPFGLSKRWSSNLQKQTAEEFTLKVFEFDTTVAYKLNKNFSLGAGLRTVYSSGKIKAVREPGYRLRMSGESGLTFGYLISAALNFDKVKIATIYKSKIKPEIDGQATGNVIIPGPTLYPISTEGSVKVVLPAEWRLGIAYTPIPSTTFDLTYEITFWGEYKRLDFNFDDPVAEATLGQPKDKYWHDSKTIRLGVRHQFNEKFTGMAGIAYDETPIPEKTLGFELPDANGWIFSLGGLWTPINNFEVGLAYLYVTKIDRNVHNTNIEGKFTDMAAHLVNLSIGYKF, from the coding sequence ATGAGAAAAATAAACTTAGCAATGGCAGGGCTTTTAATCAGTTATACAGCTTTCGGTGCTGCATATAAAATTCCTGAACAATCAACAAGAGCTATGGCCACTGCAGCAGCCTATTTTGCAAGTGTAGACCATGCAGACGCTGCATATTACAACCCAGCAGCAATGAGCTGGCTTGAAAATAAAACCCTAACTGAACTGGGAATAAAATATATTTACCTGCCTAAAATAAAATTTAATGGATATGCAAGAGACCAGATAACAAATGTCTTCTTTATATCCAATGCAAAAACAACAAAGGAAGAATTTGTTATTCCATATTTCCACATGGTAATACCATCTACAAACAATCTTAGATTTGGGTTTTCTTTCACAACCCCATTTGGATTGTCAAAAAGATGGTCTTCAAACCTCCAGAAACAAACAGCTGAAGAATTTACACTGAAAGTCTTTGAGTTTGATACCACAGTAGCATACAAACTAAACAAAAACTTTTCACTGGGAGCAGGACTGAGAACAGTTTATTCCTCAGGGAAAATTAAAGCTGTTAGGGAACCAGGATATAGACTGCGTATGAGTGGAGAAAGTGGACTTACATTTGGATATCTAATATCTGCTGCACTTAATTTTGATAAAGTAAAGATTGCAACTATTTATAAGTCAAAAATTAAACCTGAAATAGATGGTCAGGCTACAGGTAATGTTATAATTCCAGGACCAACTCTTTATCCAATTTCTACAGAAGGAAGTGTAAAAGTTGTTTTACCTGCTGAATGGAGACTGGGAATTGCTTACACCCCAATTCCATCAACGACCTTTGACCTGACCTATGAGATAACCTTCTGGGGAGAATATAAAAGATTAGATTTTAACTTTGATGACCCTGTTGCAGAAGCGACTTTAGGTCAACCTAAAGACAAATACTGGCATGATAGCAAAACAATAAGATTAGGGGTAAGGCACCAGTTCAATGAGAAATTCACAGGAATGGCAGGGATAGCCTATGATGAAACACCTATTCCCGAAAAAACATTGGGTTTTGAGCTGCCTGACGCAAACGGTTGGATATTCTCCCTTGGTGGTTTATGGACACCAATAAATAATTTTGAGGTAGGGCTTGCATACCTTTATGTAACAAAAATAGATAGAAATGTTCATAACACAAACATAGAAGGTAAATTCACAGATATGGCTGCTCATCTTGTAAATCTTTCTATTGGATATAAATTTTAG
- the hisC gene encoding histidinol-phosphate transaminase: MFLDRLKNFKSYKTETTPCKIKLSSNEMPFELPEWLKEKIADEVKKIPFNRYPDPTSQELKEVIADFYGVKPENLVLGNGSDELIHLLVTVVGDIKQPVMYPVPTFPMYQVSADILTRPKVEFPLDENFQLKKENIDNGLSYSPVLAFFASPNNPTGNSFDRELIKYVAKQNVFTAVDEAYIDFSDKEDFVKEALSSENVVVLRTMSKIGLAGIRLGALIANEEIASLLDRARPPFNITYPTQVIGKIVLSEGREVIREQIQIIKQEREKVMEEVSKIENVKVYPSDANFFLIKVPDGNLVHSMLIEEGVLVRNMSHLPYMENSLRVSIGKPEENQIFVEKLKLVMRRI; encoded by the coding sequence ATGTTTCTGGACAGGCTGAAAAATTTTAAGAGTTATAAAACCGAAACAACACCATGCAAGATAAAACTTTCCTCAAATGAGATGCCATTTGAACTGCCAGAATGGCTCAAAGAAAAGATAGCTGATGAAGTCAAAAAAATTCCTTTCAATAGATATCCTGACCCAACATCACAGGAATTAAAGGAAGTAATAGCTGATTTTTATGGGGTGAAACCTGAAAATCTCGTCCTTGGAAATGGTTCAGATGAATTAATTCATCTGCTTGTTACTGTGGTTGGGGATATTAAACAGCCTGTTATGTACCCTGTTCCTACATTTCCTATGTATCAGGTATCGGCTGACATATTAACGAGACCTAAAGTTGAGTTTCCCCTTGATGAGAATTTCCAGCTAAAAAAAGAAAATATAGACAACGGGTTGTCTTACTCTCCAGTGCTTGCCTTTTTTGCTTCTCCCAATAATCCAACAGGAAATAGTTTTGATAGAGAGCTTATTAAATATGTTGCAAAGCAAAATGTTTTTACTGCTGTTGACGAGGCTTATATAGATTTTTCTGATAAAGAGGATTTTGTGAAAGAAGCCCTATCTTCTGAGAATGTTGTTGTTCTTAGAACAATGTCAAAAATAGGTCTGGCAGGTATAAGATTAGGAGCTTTAATTGCTAATGAGGAAATTGCTTCGTTACTGGACAGGGCAAGACCACCTTTTAATATCACATATCCTACACAGGTAATAGGGAAAATAGTTTTGAGTGAAGGTAGGGAGGTTATAAGAGAGCAAATTCAAATAATAAAGCAGGAAAGAGAAAAAGTAATGGAAGAGGTATCTAAAATAGAAAATGTCAAAGTTTACCCTTCAGATGCAAACTTTTTCCTGATAAAAGTTCCAGATGGGAATCTTGTCCATTCAATGCTGATTGAGGAAGGTGTCCTTGTTAGAAATATGTCTCATCTGCCTTATATGGAAAATAGTTTGAGGGTCTCTATAGGTAAACCTGAAGAAAATCAAATATTTGTAGAAAAGTTAAAACTTGTTATGAGAAGAATTTAG
- a CDS encoding GTP-binding protein → MELKILITGAFAAGKTQFINTLAGDAVKTEVQLSQKTEKLQKDKTTVAMDYGKIEINGTKIHLFGTPGQDRFDFMLEILSQHKDGAIIIVDSANPESIHNTKKFSDFIRNIGKPFVIACNKQDLDSSLSPEEIAKILGIPPNMVKPLVAKDKDSCLQILKEFEKILAADKKAA, encoded by the coding sequence ATGGAACTAAAAATTTTGATCACAGGTGCATTTGCCGCAGGAAAAACACAATTTATAAATACGCTTGCTGGGGATGCTGTTAAAACAGAAGTTCAGCTGTCCCAGAAAACAGAGAAACTGCAAAAAGATAAAACCACCGTTGCAATGGATTACGGAAAAATTGAGATAAATGGCACAAAAATACATCTTTTTGGAACACCAGGACAGGACAGATTTGATTTTATGCTTGAGATTTTAAGCCAGCACAAAGATGGTGCCATTATTATCGTTGATAGTGCTAATCCCGAAAGTATCCACAATACCAAAAAGTTTAGCGATTTTATAAGGAATATAGGGAAACCTTTTGTAATTGCCTGCAATAAACAGGATTTAGATAGTAGCCTATCTCCTGAAGAAATCGCAAAAATTCTTGGAATACCCCCAAATATGGTAAAACCTCTTGTTGCAAAGGATAAAGATAGCTGTTTGCAGATTTTGAAAGAGTTTGAAAAGATTTTGGCAGCTGACAAAAAAGCCGCTTAA
- the smc gene encoding chromosome segregation protein SMC, with protein MSGAYIDRINVYGFKSYGNRRLSIPVGNGFVGIVGPNGSGKSNIGDAIVFALGLATAKSMRALKLSDLIFSSRGKSAEYAEVEVIFKNEGAFPLNDEEVSIYRKVEHNGKSTYKINGRPAKQYEVEELLSYAGIPKQGYNIVTQGDIFKFIKMTPSERRDLLSEIAGITEYEERKEKALKDLEETEEKISSAKLILKEVKSNLKRLEEERENALLASQLEEKIKEIQEKIKGVKLYFLLTEQEKALKELEQVENRINQLYLDKEKSIEKQKEKISQIKELENKLNELQESLLPVKEKEGAITSQIRHLNEKKSEIEEQLQELQELLKELAKEKEEKVKEVIQLEEEIKNLKRKLPEIKRELEEAEKELEEKNKKLKEIEIGGSKAKLDLGQIEKEEKELKEKQGYLHKEKLHLEMELTRLQEKIESYRQEIEQLTEELEGLRKSKGNIKSFVESQERKIKGLQSELQRLKIRKETLTKKLKENREKIEQNFQRLAQILAQLSQIREDKVMTLIRDVKGVYGQVADLIGVKDPELTTAIEAAAGGRLKNIVVEDDRVAEECIRILKQNKAGKATFIPLNRIKVQQATKPPLMRGVIGLAADFVEYSKDIEKAIKYVFGETVIVENFDAARTLGIGTFRMVTLEGDIFEKSGTITGGADKHKGASLGRGTLEQEKIRLEKEDDRLKKEEEMMEEELKKIDQKIALTEKELYQLQTESQNVLERNREIEEKIQQNVSRINILEEEIMNLKKKQLEIENKLDVANRHLAEVERQIQAVEERKKEILEKMESEGLHKLRKEWEEATQKVYSLREKKNELENQIEKLTDRLENSLKVRIFQIENEKLKTEDSIKLKQKQIEEIKSQIEQLSNELSNLWKGLKEKEKERDTLLEKIETLKEELKILRYEEENINKEITYLLEDKGKYEQKVEDLKEELMLLKEEYDGEPIEGDLKQLEKELREYQEKRQQIGAVNQKALEDYEEIKERYEDLSQKLKVLIDEKKSIEELIENLEQKKIQAFMEVYEAVNKNLGKIFKRLSPGGKAYLEIENEEDPLSGGILLKARPRGKDVKRLEIMSGGEKTLTALAFLFAVQQYRPAPFYYFDEVDAHLDDANARKIAELMKELSQEAQFIVVTLRDTMASYADRLLGVSAREGISNVYSLELAEVL; from the coding sequence ATGTCAGGAGCTTATATTGACAGAATAAATGTTTATGGATTCAAATCCTATGGAAACCGCAGATTGTCCATTCCTGTAGGCAATGGCTTTGTTGGAATAGTTGGTCCAAACGGTTCTGGTAAAAGTAATATAGGGGATGCTATAGTTTTTGCCCTTGGTCTTGCAACTGCAAAATCAATGAGAGCCCTGAAACTATCTGACCTGATTTTCTCATCAAGGGGAAAATCAGCAGAATATGCAGAAGTTGAAGTGATTTTCAAAAATGAAGGAGCATTCCCTTTAAATGATGAAGAAGTATCAATCTACAGAAAAGTAGAACACAACGGAAAATCAACATATAAAATAAATGGCAGACCTGCCAAACAATACGAAGTAGAAGAACTTCTCTCCTATGCAGGAATACCAAAGCAGGGCTATAACATCGTTACTCAGGGAGATATATTCAAATTCATCAAAATGACCCCTTCCGAAAGAAGAGACCTTCTCAGTGAGATAGCAGGTATCACAGAATATGAAGAAAGGAAAGAAAAAGCCCTGAAAGACCTTGAAGAAACAGAAGAAAAAATCTCATCTGCAAAACTTATTTTAAAAGAAGTCAAATCAAACCTGAAAAGACTTGAAGAAGAAAGGGAAAACGCACTCCTTGCATCTCAGTTAGAGGAAAAAATCAAAGAGATACAGGAAAAAATAAAAGGAGTAAAGCTATATTTTCTCTTAACAGAGCAGGAAAAAGCACTGAAAGAACTGGAACAGGTAGAAAATAGAATAAACCAGTTATATCTAGATAAAGAAAAATCTATAGAAAAACAAAAAGAAAAGATATCCCAGATAAAAGAACTGGAAAATAAACTGAATGAATTACAGGAATCACTTTTACCTGTAAAAGAAAAAGAAGGAGCAATAACCTCACAGATAAGGCACCTTAACGAAAAGAAATCAGAGATAGAAGAACAACTTCAGGAGCTTCAGGAACTTCTAAAAGAACTGGCCAAGGAAAAGGAAGAAAAAGTAAAAGAAGTAATCCAGCTTGAAGAAGAAATAAAAAATCTAAAAAGAAAACTTCCAGAGATAAAAAGAGAACTTGAGGAAGCAGAAAAAGAGTTAGAGGAAAAAAATAAAAAACTAAAAGAGATTGAGATAGGCGGTTCAAAGGCAAAACTTGACCTTGGACAGATAGAAAAGGAAGAAAAAGAGCTTAAAGAAAAACAGGGGTATCTCCACAAAGAAAAACTCCATCTTGAAATGGAATTAACAAGACTACAGGAAAAAATAGAAAGTTACAGACAGGAAATAGAACAACTTACAGAGGAATTAGAAGGCCTGAGAAAATCCAAAGGAAATATCAAAAGCTTTGTTGAATCACAAGAAAGAAAGATAAAGGGTCTGCAAAGCGAACTCCAGAGATTAAAAATCAGGAAAGAGACCCTTACCAAAAAACTCAAAGAAAACAGGGAAAAAATAGAACAAAACTTCCAGAGACTTGCCCAGATTTTAGCCCAGCTTTCCCAGATTAGAGAAGATAAAGTAATGACACTAATCAGAGATGTAAAAGGTGTTTACGGACAGGTTGCAGACCTGATAGGCGTAAAAGACCCAGAGCTAACAACAGCTATAGAAGCGGCAGCAGGTGGAAGGTTGAAAAATATTGTTGTTGAAGATGACAGGGTTGCAGAAGAATGCATAAGAATCCTAAAGCAAAACAAAGCAGGAAAAGCAACATTTATACCTTTAAATAGAATTAAGGTTCAGCAAGCTACAAAGCCACCATTGATGAGAGGTGTTATCGGACTTGCAGCAGATTTTGTTGAGTATAGCAAAGATATAGAAAAAGCTATTAAATACGTTTTTGGTGAAACAGTCATAGTAGAAAACTTTGATGCTGCCAGAACACTTGGCATAGGCACCTTTAGAATGGTAACCCTTGAAGGTGATATTTTTGAAAAAAGCGGAACAATCACAGGTGGAGCAGACAAACACAAAGGAGCTTCTCTGGGCAGAGGAACACTGGAACAGGAAAAAATCAGACTGGAAAAAGAAGATGACAGACTGAAAAAAGAAGAAGAAATGATGGAAGAGGAGCTGAAAAAAATAGACCAGAAAATAGCTTTAACAGAAAAAGAGTTATACCAGCTCCAGACAGAAAGCCAGAATGTCCTTGAAAGAAACAGAGAAATAGAAGAAAAAATCCAGCAAAATGTTTCCAGAATAAATATCCTTGAAGAAGAAATAATGAACCTGAAGAAAAAACAGCTTGAGATAGAAAATAAATTAGATGTTGCCAACAGGCATCTTGCAGAAGTAGAAAGACAAATTCAGGCTGTTGAAGAAAGAAAAAAAGAGATCTTAGAAAAAATGGAAAGTGAAGGACTTCATAAACTTAGAAAAGAATGGGAAGAAGCAACCCAGAAGGTCTATTCACTAAGAGAAAAGAAAAATGAACTTGAAAATCAGATTGAAAAATTAACAGACAGACTGGAAAACAGCCTGAAGGTAAGAATATTCCAGATTGAAAATGAGAAACTCAAAACAGAAGACAGCATAAAACTTAAACAAAAACAGATTGAAGAGATAAAATCCCAGATAGAACAGCTTAGTAATGAACTGTCTAATCTGTGGAAAGGCCTGAAAGAAAAAGAAAAAGAAAGGGATACACTCCTTGAAAAGATAGAAACCCTCAAAGAAGAGCTTAAAATCCTCAGATATGAGGAAGAGAATATAAACAAAGAAATCACATATCTGCTGGAAGACAAAGGAAAATATGAACAAAAGGTTGAAGATCTGAAAGAAGAGCTAATGCTCCTGAAAGAAGAGTATGACGGAGAACCAATAGAAGGAGATTTAAAACAACTGGAAAAAGAGCTTAGAGAATATCAGGAAAAGAGACAACAGATTGGTGCAGTCAACCAAAAAGCATTGGAAGATTACGAAGAAATAAAAGAAAGATACGAAGACCTTAGCCAGAAATTAAAAGTTCTTATAGACGAGAAAAAATCAATAGAAGAACTTATTGAAAATCTTGAGCAAAAGAAAATACAGGCATTTATGGAGGTTTATGAGGCAGTTAACAAAAATCTTGGAAAAATATTCAAAAGATTATCCCCTGGTGGAAAGGCTTACCTTGAAATAGAAAATGAGGAAGACCCACTTTCAGGTGGAATACTCCTGAAAGCAAGACCAAGAGGAAAAGACGTAAAAAGACTTGAAATCATGTCAGGTGGGGAAAAAACATTAACAGCACTTGCATTCCTGTTTGCAGTTCAGCAGTATAGACCTGCCCCATTTTATTACTTTGATGAGGTTGATGCCCACCTTGATGATGCAAATGCCAGAAAAATAGCAGAGCTGATGAAAGAACTATCTCAGGAAGCCCAATTTATAGTGGTTACCCTCAGAGATACAATGGCATCTTATGCAGATAGATTACTTGGAGTATCTGCAAGAGAAGGAATATCAAATGTATACAGCCTTGAACTTGCAGAAGTATTATAA
- a CDS encoding ubiquinone/menaquinone biosynthesis methyltransferase: MGIKIKKVRKTFDAIADRYILANHILSFGQDICWRKKMCQKVSKHLKEKSLILDIATGTGENFKYCPSIFETKIGLDPARNMLLKAKERFPDVRFIEGVAEELPLKDNTVDLILVSFGVRNFENRPEAFKEFNRVLKKDGIVAILEFFPMENGTLLNKAAAFYIYKVLPYFGGLITGNFDAYKYLSISIQNFVPPEIMKLELEQNNLKVVEKEKIFPDVYIFVAKKE, translated from the coding sequence ATGGGAATTAAGATAAAAAAAGTTCGAAAGACGTTCGATGCTATTGCTGACAGATATATACTGGCAAATCATATCCTTAGTTTTGGTCAGGATATATGCTGGCGAAAAAAGATGTGTCAGAAGGTTTCCAAACATCTTAAGGAAAAAAGTCTTATTTTAGATATAGCAACAGGAACCGGAGAAAATTTTAAATATTGCCCTTCTATATTTGAGACAAAAATTGGACTTGACCCTGCAAGAAATATGCTTTTGAAAGCAAAAGAAAGATTTCCAGATGTTAGATTTATTGAAGGAGTTGCTGAAGAGCTTCCCTTAAAGGACAATACCGTTGATTTAATCCTTGTGTCTTTTGGTGTAAGAAATTTTGAAAACAGACCTGAAGCATTCAAAGAGTTCAATAGGGTTCTTAAAAAAGATGGAATTGTTGCAATACTTGAGTTTTTCCCTATGGAAAATGGAACATTATTAAACAAAGCTGCGGCATTTTATATATACAAAGTTTTACCCTATTTTGGTGGGCTTATAACCGGAAATTTTGATGCCTATAAATATCTGTCTATTTCGATACAAAACTTTGTTCCTCCAGAAATAATGAAACTGGAACTGGAACAAAACAACCTTAAAGTTGTGGAAAAAGAAAAAATATTCCCTGATGTTTATATATTTGTGGCGAAAAAAGAGTAA
- the dnaN gene encoding DNA polymerase III subunit beta: MELLIDKTDLQNVLKKAISATEKKSALPILSNFLLEAKDSKLIVQGTDLEVHVSVSVFAKVEQEGTACVNAKKLTDISRLLPGNEVYIKLEDNTLKIKAGKTKYNLPTVSPEDFPMMYPFPEDNAFIVSGDEIQKAIAKTAYATSKEESRFALQGVLFKSMDGTIDVVATDGHRLALYTINRNGSGDINIIVPQKALNELKKLLTGLEDVEMAASGQEVFFRTPEWILMSRLLEGAFPDYTKVIPTEFSIEIHLDKKEFLDAVKRVSAIIEGDPKPIKLTLRENLLELKSTSAEYGEAVDELNIEYSGEEFSIGFNARYLIEAIEAIDGDRIIIRFTNPNAQTLILPEDENEKYKAIVMPMEIA; the protein is encoded by the coding sequence TTGGAATTACTAATAGATAAAACTGACCTTCAAAATGTCCTAAAAAAAGCTATATCTGCAACAGAAAAAAAATCAGCTCTTCCAATACTATCAAACTTTCTACTTGAAGCAAAAGACAGCAAACTTATAGTTCAGGGAACAGACCTTGAGGTTCATGTTTCTGTATCAGTTTTTGCAAAGGTTGAACAGGAAGGAACTGCCTGTGTAAACGCAAAAAAACTGACAGACATATCTCGTCTTTTACCGGGAAATGAGGTTTATATAAAGCTTGAGGACAATACCCTTAAAATAAAGGCAGGGAAAACCAAATACAATCTGCCTACAGTATCCCCTGAAGATTTTCCTATGATGTATCCATTCCCTGAGGACAATGCATTTATAGTGTCTGGAGATGAGATACAGAAAGCCATTGCAAAAACCGCTTATGCCACATCAAAAGAAGAAAGCAGATTTGCACTGCAAGGTGTTTTGTTCAAATCAATGGACGGAACAATTGATGTTGTTGCCACAGACGGACACAGACTTGCCCTATACACAATAAATAGAAATGGAAGTGGAGATATAAATATAATAGTGCCTCAAAAAGCCTTAAACGAACTTAAAAAACTGCTTACTGGTCTTGAAGATGTAGAAATGGCAGCTTCCGGACAGGAGGTATTCTTCAGAACACCAGAATGGATACTGATGTCAAGACTTCTTGAAGGGGCATTCCCAGATTACACAAAGGTAATTCCTACAGAGTTTTCAATAGAGATACATCTGGACAAGAAAGAGTTCCTTGATGCAGTAAAAAGAGTTTCTGCAATTATAGAAGGTGACCCTAAACCTATAAAACTAACCCTTAGGGAAAATTTACTTGAGCTTAAATCAACCTCTGCAGAATACGGTGAAGCCGTTGATGAATTAAACATTGAATACTCAGGGGAGGAATTTTCTATAGGATTTAATGCAAGATACCTGATAGAAGCGATTGAAGCGATAGATGGAGACAGAATAATAATCAGATTTACAAATCCAAATGCCCAGACACTCATACTTCCGGAAGATGAAAATGAAAAATATAAGGCTATTGTAATGCCTATGGAAATTGCATAA